The Pseudofrankia inefficax genome window below encodes:
- a CDS encoding acyl-CoA dehydrogenase, with translation MGHYRSNLRDIEFNLFEVFKVDQILGTGPFAEMDRETAHEVLVELERLATGPLGESFADADRNPPQFDAATGTVRLPESFKKSYRSLEEGEWWRLFVPAHLGGLGAPPTVAWAASELILGSNPAVFMYMAGPTFAGILDQLGTESQKKFAAQAVERQWGATMVLTEPDAGSDVGAGRTRAVQQPDGTWHIEGVKRFITSGDWDIPENIFHMVLARPEGHGPGTKGLSMFIVPKFMPDPETGAPGARNGVYVTNVEHKMGLKVSATTELRFGEKTPAVGWLVGDVHDGIAQMFQVIEHARMMVGTKAIATLSTGYLNALEFARTRVQGADLAATDKGAPRVTIIHHPDVRRMLMAQKAYAEGMRALVLYTASFQDTVAAAESEGGVPGSRAALSGADGSAAERAARMNDLLLPIVKGVGSERSYELLASSLQIFGGSGYLQDYPVEQYIRDAKIDTLYEGTTSIQGQDLFFRKIVRDQGQALTALLIDIQAFAKGDAGNGTLAKERDQLAAALEDVQSMVGALVGFLTSAAENRDEVYKVGLNTTRLLMSLGDLVIGWLLLRGAEVAITAVEAGPSARDAAFYQGKIAAAKWFAANVLPELHTRRTMLEAADLDLMTLPEEAF, from the coding sequence ATGGGGCACTACCGGAGCAACCTTCGAGACATCGAGTTCAACCTCTTCGAGGTGTTCAAGGTCGACCAGATCCTGGGCACCGGCCCGTTCGCGGAGATGGACCGGGAGACAGCGCACGAGGTCCTCGTCGAGCTTGAGCGGCTGGCGACCGGGCCGCTGGGCGAGTCGTTCGCGGACGCGGACCGCAATCCCCCTCAGTTCGACGCGGCCACCGGGACCGTCCGGCTGCCCGAGTCGTTCAAGAAGTCCTACCGCTCCCTGGAGGAGGGCGAGTGGTGGCGGCTGTTCGTGCCCGCGCACCTCGGCGGCCTCGGCGCCCCGCCGACCGTCGCCTGGGCCGCCTCCGAGCTGATCCTGGGCTCGAACCCGGCCGTCTTCATGTACATGGCCGGGCCGACCTTCGCCGGCATCCTCGACCAGCTAGGCACCGAGTCGCAGAAGAAGTTCGCCGCTCAGGCGGTCGAGCGGCAGTGGGGCGCGACGATGGTGCTCACCGAGCCGGACGCCGGCTCCGACGTGGGTGCCGGCCGCACGCGGGCCGTCCAGCAGCCCGACGGCACGTGGCACATCGAGGGCGTCAAGCGGTTCATCACCAGTGGTGACTGGGACATCCCCGAGAACATCTTCCACATGGTGCTTGCCCGGCCGGAGGGGCACGGCCCGGGCACCAAGGGCCTGTCGATGTTCATCGTGCCGAAGTTCATGCCGGACCCGGAGACGGGTGCGCCTGGCGCTCGCAACGGCGTCTACGTCACCAACGTCGAGCACAAGATGGGCCTGAAGGTCTCGGCGACCACCGAGCTGCGCTTCGGCGAGAAGACGCCCGCCGTCGGTTGGCTGGTCGGCGACGTCCACGACGGCATCGCCCAGATGTTCCAGGTGATCGAGCACGCCCGGATGATGGTCGGCACGAAGGCCATCGCCACGCTGTCCACCGGCTACCTCAACGCGCTGGAGTTCGCCCGTACCCGGGTCCAGGGCGCCGACCTCGCCGCCACCGACAAGGGCGCGCCGCGTGTCACGATCATCCACCACCCGGATGTCCGCAGGATGCTCATGGCGCAGAAGGCCTACGCCGAGGGCATGCGGGCGCTGGTGCTCTACACCGCGTCCTTCCAGGACACCGTCGCCGCCGCCGAGTCCGAGGGTGGCGTCCCCGGGTCGCGGGCCGCGTTGTCCGGCGCGGACGGCTCCGCCGCCGAGCGGGCCGCCCGGATGAACGACCTGCTGCTGCCGATCGTCAAGGGCGTCGGCTCGGAACGGTCCTACGAGCTGCTCGCCAGCTCGCTGCAGATCTTCGGCGGCTCCGGCTACCTGCAGGACTACCCGGTCGAGCAGTACATCCGGGACGCCAAGATTGACACTCTCTACGAGGGGACGACGTCGATCCAGGGCCAGGACCTGTTCTTCCGCAAGATCGTGCGGGATCAGGGCCAGGCGCTGACCGCGCTGCTCATCGACATCCAGGCTTTCGCCAAGGGCGACGCCGGCAACGGCACCCTCGCCAAGGAGCGCGACCAGCTCGCCGCCGCGCTGGAGGACGTCCAGTCGATGGTCGGGGCCCTGGTCGGCTTCCTCACCTCGGCCGCCGAGAACCGCGACGAGGTCTACAAGGTGGGCCTCAACACGACCCGGCTGCTGATGAGCCTGGGTGACCTGGTGATCGGCTGGTTGCTGCTGCGGGGCGCCGAGGTCGCGATCACGGCGGTCGAGGCAGGCCCGTCCGCCCGAGACGCGGCGTTCTACCAGGGGAAGATCGCCGCGGCCAAGTGGTTCGCCGCGAACGTCCTGCCGGAGCTGCACACCCGCCGCACCATGCTGGAGGCGGCCGACCTCGACCTCATGACACTGCCCGAGGAAGCGTTCTAG
- a CDS encoding ATP-binding protein, translated as MVRCPVCARQNQDDSRFCSACGNALPTAVSGTRKTVTVLFVDITDSTRLAENIDSEPLQQVMARFFDLAREAIYAHGGTVEKFIGDAVFAVFGIPVLHEDDSLRAVRTALEIRARLRELNLDLHRGWGIGLRVRIGINTGEVTVAGGGVTGDAVNVASRLEVAAAPDEILIGDVTYRLIRHSVTVDSVPPMVVQGKRDPVRAHRLLGLVDPTAGPGSRTPSLSLAAPVIGRNRERRRIQDAFEAVVEERICHLFTVLGPAGIGKSRMVKEFCDGVASRATVLSGRCLSYGEGIAYWPLMEMVRQATGMSADSPAPEGKRRLRELLDELGVAGAPEVVAALAPLVGLGGAEVGTQESFWAVRTFFHALAERRPLVLCFDDVHWAEPTLLDLIEHITDWSRDAPILLLSLTRPELLEERRQWGGGKLNATSMLLQPLTEARCQRLIRSLMGSDDLEPGLVARITSSAAGNPLFVEQMVAALVDDGLLRRDGDRWTATGSLRNVKVPPTISALLAARLDRLDTAERQVLERAAVVGARFYLDAVVDLSEPEERPQVAAHCLALVRKELVHPDRSDLPGVEAFRFLHVLLRDCAYQATSKRQRADLHERFARWLQARMVGGPGEHDELVGYHLEQAYRYRVELGQRDAATVELGRQAASCLIEAADRVRQGDEMGAAQLLKRAIVLLPELEPLRLRAEIDLGWALYSFGRLSDADRILRQVTERSRRAGEDGLRAHARLAHLRVLFSTEPDGLVATTLDEAGEALSDFVRDGDEVGAALACRSQAAAYTAAGQFGAAEKAMEMAVGHAEDSGVPRAAQSLRRELIGLLSWTPRSVGEAIGLATSALDAAGDDRGQRRALLAQLAVLTAMSGDLEAARTHLKDAEEIVWEVRGPRFDPLHSGFVVARVAVLADDLVTAERELRRSCRHLSRMGERAYLATRAAALADVMLALGRLDDAGKYVTRCRDAAASDQLPAQAGWCGVHARLLAIRGRDDEALRFAETAVDLSGQTDDLDGQAVALLARAEVLHRADRKDEAAVSLASAIERYHRRGNVTAAALANRAFESLEGPDTTVVMLSPPR; from the coding sequence ATGGTGCGGTGCCCGGTATGTGCGCGGCAGAACCAGGACGATTCCCGGTTCTGCTCCGCCTGCGGGAACGCTCTCCCTACCGCCGTCAGCGGGACCCGTAAGACCGTCACGGTGCTCTTCGTCGACATCACCGACTCGACCCGCCTGGCCGAGAACATCGACTCCGAGCCGCTCCAGCAGGTGATGGCCCGGTTCTTCGACCTGGCCAGGGAGGCCATCTACGCGCACGGTGGCACCGTCGAGAAATTCATCGGCGACGCGGTCTTCGCGGTCTTCGGCATCCCGGTGCTGCACGAGGACGACTCGCTGCGCGCGGTGCGCACCGCCCTGGAGATCCGGGCCCGGCTGCGGGAGCTCAACCTCGACCTGCACCGCGGCTGGGGCATCGGCCTGCGGGTCCGGATCGGGATCAACACCGGCGAGGTCACCGTCGCCGGCGGTGGGGTCACCGGCGACGCGGTCAACGTCGCCTCCCGGCTGGAGGTCGCCGCCGCACCCGACGAGATCCTGATCGGCGACGTCACCTACCGCCTGATCCGGCACAGCGTCACCGTCGACAGCGTGCCGCCCATGGTGGTGCAGGGGAAGCGCGACCCCGTGCGGGCGCACCGGCTGCTCGGCCTGGTCGACCCCACCGCGGGCCCCGGCAGCCGGACGCCGTCGCTGAGCCTCGCCGCGCCGGTGATCGGGCGCAACCGGGAACGCCGGCGCATCCAGGACGCCTTCGAGGCCGTCGTCGAGGAACGGATCTGCCATCTGTTCACCGTGCTCGGCCCCGCCGGCATCGGGAAGTCGCGGATGGTCAAGGAGTTCTGCGACGGCGTCGCGAGCCGGGCGACCGTGCTGTCCGGCCGTTGCCTTTCCTACGGCGAGGGCATCGCCTACTGGCCGCTGATGGAGATGGTCCGCCAGGCCACCGGGATGTCGGCGGACTCGCCGGCACCGGAGGGCAAGCGCCGGCTGCGCGAGCTGCTCGACGAGCTGGGCGTCGCCGGCGCGCCCGAGGTCGTCGCCGCGCTCGCTCCGCTGGTCGGCCTCGGCGGCGCCGAGGTCGGTACCCAGGAGAGCTTCTGGGCGGTGCGCACCTTCTTCCACGCGCTGGCCGAACGCCGCCCGCTGGTGCTCTGCTTCGACGACGTGCACTGGGCCGAGCCGACGCTGCTCGACCTGATCGAGCACATCACCGACTGGTCCCGCGATGCGCCGATCCTGCTGCTGAGCCTGACCAGGCCCGAGCTGCTGGAGGAGCGCCGGCAGTGGGGCGGCGGCAAGCTGAACGCCACCTCGATGCTGCTGCAGCCGCTCACCGAGGCTCGCTGCCAACGCCTGATCCGCAGCCTGATGGGCTCCGACGACCTCGAACCGGGGCTGGTCGCGAGGATCACCTCGTCGGCGGCCGGCAATCCGCTGTTCGTCGAGCAGATGGTGGCCGCGCTGGTCGACGACGGCCTGCTGCGCCGGGACGGCGACCGCTGGACGGCCACCGGCAGCCTGCGCAACGTCAAGGTCCCGCCGACGATCTCCGCACTGCTCGCGGCCCGGCTCGATCGGCTGGACACCGCCGAACGGCAGGTGCTGGAGCGGGCGGCCGTCGTCGGGGCCCGGTTCTACCTGGACGCGGTCGTCGACCTGTCCGAGCCGGAGGAGCGCCCGCAGGTCGCGGCGCACTGCCTGGCCCTGGTGCGCAAGGAGCTGGTGCACCCGGACCGTTCCGACCTGCCCGGTGTCGAGGCGTTCCGCTTCCTGCACGTGCTGCTGCGCGACTGCGCCTACCAGGCGACGTCGAAGCGGCAGCGGGCCGACCTGCACGAGCGGTTCGCCCGCTGGCTGCAGGCCAGGATGGTCGGCGGCCCTGGCGAGCACGACGAGCTCGTCGGCTACCACCTGGAGCAGGCCTACCGCTACCGGGTCGAGCTCGGCCAGCGGGACGCGGCGACCGTCGAGCTCGGCCGGCAGGCCGCCAGCTGCCTGATCGAGGCGGCCGACCGGGTCCGCCAGGGCGACGAGATGGGCGCCGCCCAGTTGCTCAAGCGGGCGATCGTGCTGCTGCCGGAGCTGGAGCCGTTGCGGCTGCGGGCCGAGATCGACCTGGGCTGGGCGCTGTACTCGTTCGGCCGGCTCTCCGACGCCGACCGGATCCTCCGCCAGGTGACCGAGCGGTCGCGCCGCGCCGGCGAGGACGGGCTACGGGCGCATGCCCGGCTCGCCCATCTGCGGGTGCTGTTCTCCACCGAGCCCGACGGCCTCGTCGCGACGACCCTCGACGAGGCGGGTGAGGCGCTCAGCGACTTCGTCCGCGACGGCGACGAGGTCGGGGCCGCGCTGGCGTGCCGCAGCCAGGCCGCCGCGTACACGGCCGCCGGCCAGTTCGGCGCGGCCGAGAAGGCGATGGAGATGGCGGTCGGGCACGCCGAGGACTCGGGCGTGCCCCGGGCCGCGCAGTCGCTGCGCCGCGAGCTGATCGGGCTGCTGAGCTGGACGCCGCGGTCGGTCGGCGAGGCGATCGGGCTCGCGACGTCCGCGCTGGACGCCGCCGGCGACGACCGTGGTCAGCGCCGAGCGCTGCTCGCCCAGCTCGCGGTGCTCACCGCGATGTCCGGTGACCTGGAGGCGGCTCGGACGCACCTCAAGGACGCCGAGGAGATCGTCTGGGAGGTACGCGGCCCGCGCTTCGACCCGTTGCACAGCGGGTTCGTCGTCGCCAGGGTCGCGGTGCTCGCCGACGACCTGGTCACCGCCGAGCGCGAGCTGCGCCGCAGCTGCCGGCACCTGTCCCGGATGGGCGAGCGGGCGTATCTGGCGACCAGGGCTGCCGCGCTGGCGGACGTCATGCTGGCGCTGGGCCGCCTCGACGACGCCGGCAAGTACGTCACCCGCTGCCGGGACGCGGCCGCCTCCGACCAGCTGCCCGCGCAGGCCGGCTGGTGCGGGGTGCACGCGCGGCTGCTGGCGATCCGGGGCCGGGACGACGAGGCGCTGCGGTTCGCCGAGACCGCTGTCGACCTGTCCGGCCAGACCGACGACCTGGATGGCCAGGCCGTCGCACTGCTGGCCCGCGCCGAGGTGCTACACCGGGCCGACCGCAAGGACGAGGCGGCCGTGAGCCTGGCGAGCGCGATCGAGCGCTACCACCGCAGGGGAAACGTCACCGCCGCCGCGCTGGCCAACCGGGCCTTCGAGAGCCTGGAAGGCCCGGACACCACGGTCGTCATGCTGAGCCCGCCGCGCTGA